Genomic segment of Nitrospirota bacterium:
CAACCTGCGAAGGCGGGTACGGCTCAAGCAGGAGACCAATCAAAGAGTTCAGAGCCGCTCGATCTGCTGTCGGAGGCTACACGTCGGATCGAAGAGAAACAGTTTGCCGGCGCTGAGGCCATTCTCAATCAATTGCTGACCAAGGAGCCGGGCAATCCGGATGTCTGCCAGTTGTTCGCGAAGTTGCATCTCCAACGCGGAGATCTCCAGGTGGCCCTCGGCGAATATCGGTACCTCGCTGGCGCAGCCTTACGCGCGCAAGACTACGCACAGGCTGAAACCCTGATCACCGATTTTCTGGCGGTCGAACCGCAGTCTGTGGCGATGCTTGAACTCTACGGAGAACTCTACGGAGAGAAAGGCGATGCCGCCAACGCCGTGGTCCAGTATGGGAAGGCGATTGAGCTGTTGTTGGAACATCCCGAGCCAGGGATGCCGACACTGCATGAGGAACTCTTCGAGAAAGTCACGGCACTCGCGCCGGATAGTCCCACGGCGAAAAAACTGGCGGCACTGATGCCTGGCGCTCCAATGGAGGCACCGCCTGTTCCGGTTCAACCCGAGCCAGTTGTTTCTCCCGCAGTGGCTGTTCCACCGATCCCAGTTCAGGAAACGAACACATTTTCGATTGCCGATGCCGCTCCGGACGATGCCTGGAGTATGACCTCGAAGATCGCCCCGCTACAGGATAGACATTTCTCCCTCGCTGGGTCTGAACCGGACCCAGTGTCAGACCCGGAGCCGGTTCAGTCGGTAGAGCCGGAACCGGTTACACAGGTTAATGCCTTCTCGCTGTTGCAGGACGAGCCAAAAGAGGTTGCGTCCATCGAGCCTGTCCTCTCCACAAACGAGCAGTTCCAAGCCTATGTGGCGGCCGGTCAACATGCTGAGGCGGAGGAATGGCTCAGTCGACTTGTGACGGCAGAGCCTCATCATTCTGAAGCCCGAGAACTTTTCGGTTACTTGCTTGAAATCAAGGGCGATACCGCCGGCGCCGCCTTACAATATTCGCGAGCGCTCGAATTGCTCCTGGCAGATCCGGAGAAGAAGCAAGAGCCGCAGCCGGCGATTCTCTATGCCAAGGTCAAAGAGCTCGCTCCTGCCAGTCCGTTAGTCGCCAAATGGGCCGCGACGTTTTCGCCAAAGAAGCCGGAGGTGACAGTACCGGCCGTTGAGGCTCAGGTCTCCGCCGAGCCGCCTGATGCACTTGACCCCGAAACCCATTACACCTTGGGCGTCGCGTACAAGAATATGGGGCTTTGGGAGGAAGCGAAAGAGGAGTTTGGTTGTTCGATGAAGGGTTCTGACTTTTTCCTGGACTCCTGTCTGATGATCGCGGTCTGCTTGAAAGAGCAGGGAGAAGGTCAGTTGGCGAGTCAACAGCTTGAGCAGTTGCTGCAGGACCCGAAGTGTCAAGGCGCCAAGGCGCAAGCCATCAGTTATGAACTCGGATTACTCTACGAAGCCCAAGAGCGATGGAGTCACGCTGCCATAATTTATCAATCGATTCCGACCTTCCATGATGTGCCGCAACGACTCGACTCGGTTCGTGCTCGCCTCGGACCGGCTCAGGCACCGGCTCCCGCGTTACGCTACGCCAACTAGCAGCTCGTCGAAACAAGCCTCTATCGATTCGCGTCGCATCTTTCCCGTAAAACCTGCAAGCCCGTGCGTGTATTCTACGACTGAACACGGTTCGGGGCCGGAAGGCCTTTGAGTACAGCATCAATATTTTTCAAGCAGACCAATCCCATCTGAACCCTCGCATGTAATGTGGCAGAGCCCAGATGTGGAAGGAGCACCACTTGCTTCAGCTGACTCAGCGCCGGGTGGATTGCCGGTTCTTGTTCATACACGTCGAGTCCCGCGCCGGCGATGGTTCCTCTCTTGAGAGCTTCAACCAATGCACCCTCATCGACGATCGGGCCACGAGCAGTATTAAGCAGGAAGGCGGTGGGTTTCATCCAGGCCAACTCACGGGCTCCGATCAGATGGCGGGTGGCTGTTGTGAGCGGAACATGGATGGTCACGATATCGGCTTCTTCAAGGAGATTTCTCAGCGAGCGGTGCTCCCATTCATGAGAGAGAGACGAGGCGGTCATCGGTTGGCGTGCGTGATAGCGCACCGCCATACGAAATCCAACCGCACGCTGGGCGACCGCTTGGCCGATCCGTCCCATACCGATAATGCCCAGGGTTTTTCCAGACACTTCCGCCCCCAAGAGTTGCGTGGGGCTCCATCCCGTCCATTGGCCTGATCGCACAAGGACATCGCCTTCGACGATGCGGCGTGCCGTCGCCAGAATCAGAGCCCAGGTCAGATCTGCTGTGGCGTCCGTCAAGACGTCCGGCGTATTAGTCACGATCAGACCGCGCTGTTGTGCAGCAGCCAGATCGATGTTGTTATACCCGACGGCATAGTTCGCCAGAATTTTCAGCCTGGTGGCAGCTTGAATGGTCTCGGCGTCGATGCGATCACCCAGGGTCACAATCGCGGCGTCGGCCTGACAGAGGCCGTCACGGAGAGCCGATGGAGCGGGCAACGCATCGAGCGGTTCTTGCAGCAAATGGAACCGTTCCCGCACGATGGCCATGACAGGGTCGGGAAGAAGTCGAGAGACGTAAAGGGTTGGACGTATATCGACCACAATGCGTACTCCTAAATGAGGCGCTTATATTAGCCGGTCGTGCATGGCGGGACAACCGGACTTGTGCCGGTCTCAACAGTCCGTCTAGAATGACCACCCATTTAACTATGAGCGCACCAACTCTCATTCTGCCTGAACGTTCCCACGCCATTGCTTCCGATCTCCGAGCTGCGATCGGCATCGATAAGGTCAAAGACGACTATTCGACGCTTACGGCTTATGCTGTGGATGCGAGCATCTATCGGATGACGCCGAAGGCCGTCGTGCTTGTTGAGTCCGAGGAGGATATTGCGGCGACGGTCGCCTATGCTGTGTCGCGCGGTATCCCATTGACACCCCGGGCGGCTGGAACTAATTTGACCGGTTCGGCGATCGGGGCCGGGATCATTTTGGATGTGTCGCGCCTCAATCGGGTGCTGGAGCTGAATCGGGAAGAGCGCTGGGCTCGGGTCCAGCCGGGAATCGTACTGGCTGAACTCAATAAGAAGCTGGCGCGTGACGGTCTGCTCTTCGGTCCCGATCCCTCCAGCGGCGACATGTGCAAGCTTGGCGGGATGTTGGCGAACAATTCATCCGGTCCTCACACGCTGCGCTACGGTGCCGTCAAAGATAATGTCGAAGCGCTCCGTGTCTGCCTGCAATCAGGCGAGTGGTTGGACGCGAAGTCGTATGGACTCGACGATCCACGATGCAGCCAGCTACTAGAGACGCATAGGCCGCTGCACGATTTAAAGCTGCTGCTTCAAGATAATGCTGCCCTGATCGCGCAAAAACGTCCGACTGTCAGCAAAAACAGTTGCGGCTATAACCTCTTTGGGCTTGCCGATGGGCTAGCGCAAGGCCGCTTCGATCTTCCCAAGCTATTCGTCGGCAGCGAGGGGACGCTCGGTCTCTTCAGTGAAGCCACCATTAAGCTGGTGGAGAAGCCTCGATCCACCCTGACGGCGCTCATCCACTTTCACCGTTTAGAAGATGTGGGTGATGCGGTGCCGAAGTTGCTGGAGTTGCATCCGAGCGCGTTGGAAGTGATGGATGCCAACACGCTCAATCTGATTGGGCGGGCGAAGCATGGCATCCCGGCCGATGCGGCTGCCACGCTCCTGGTGGAGTTGGATGCTGACGAGGCGGGGATCGATCTTCGCGAACAGGCCGAGCGCATGACCGGAATCTGCCGCAGCTATCGTCTCGCGTCCGACCCTGTGATTGCGTTCAATCCCGAGCAGCGGGATCAGTTGTGGAAGGCGCGGAAAGCCCTCTATCCGACGCTCTATCGATTCGATCCCAAGAAGAAGCCCATCAACTTTGTCGACGATGTCGTGGTCCCTGCTGAACGGATCAGCGAACTCATCCGGTATCTGGAGGAGTTCTTCGTCGGGCAGCATGTGCCGGTCGCGATTTTCGGCCATATCGGGAATGGGAACGCCCACATTATTCCGTTACTCGATGTGAACGATCAGGGCGATTTCGACAAGATGGTGCAGGGCTATCACGAGATTCACCAGACTGTCTTGAGCCGCTTCGGCGGGTCGATCTGTGGGGAGCATGGGGATGGCCGTGTGCGAGCCGAATATGTGAAGACCATGTTCGGTCCTGAGTTGTATGACCTGTTCGTGAAGGTGAAGCAGAGCTTCGATCCTGCCGGGATGCTCAATCCCGGGATTAAGATCAGCGATCGGCCCTTCACGGACCATATCGACTATGTGCGATTGTCGAAATCCTGTGCGACCTGCGCCAAATGTAATGCCGTCTGTCCGGTCTACGATGTCTTTCAATCGGAAGACATGAGTTCGCGGGGCTGGTTCGAGATCGTCACCGACAAGAACTACAGTTATCTCAACTCGAAGCGAGTCGTGGAGGCCTGCCTCAACTGCAAGTCTTGTCGGACGGCCTGTCCGGCTGGAGTCGATGTCTCCCAACTCATCCTGGACCGTCGCGCCGAAAACCCGAACAAGATGGCGGGTCTTATCTTTCGTTTCCATGCACGAACAGCCATATTTGAACGATTTTTGAAGTTCCTCGCAGTCTGTCAGCCGATCTGGGATCGACCTCTAATGCGGTGGCTGCTCGATCTGGTGACGAAGCCCTTCATGCATTTTCTGGCCGAAACCGCACGACTTTCTCCGAAGCTGGTGATCCCTCGATTGGCCAAGCGGCAACTTCGTGACCGTTATCCGGAATTGATCCCCAGGGCCGGGCAACCGGCCCGTTCTCCGGTGGCCTATTTCCACGGCTGCGCGGCCAACTATTTCGACGATGGGGTGGGAGATGCCGTGATTGCGGTGTTACGAAAGCATGGGGTTGAACCGGATCTGCCGCCGCAACGCTGTTCGGGGACGCCGATCGAAACCTACGGGCACCGCGCATTAGCCAAAGAAGGGGCGCGGGTCAATCTTGCGTCTATGGCAGGATACGAGACAGTCGTGACCGGGTGCGCGTCCTGTACCCTCATGTTGAAGGACTACCCAACCCTGTTCGCCGGTGAGCCGGAAGAAGCCTCAGCCCAGGCCTTGGCCAAGCGGATCACCCATATCTCGCAGTTTGTGTCACAATCGCCCGTCAAACCGGCCATGGCCAGTCAGCAGCCCAAGACCTGCAAGGTGGCCTACCATTCCTCCTGTCATCTGCGAGCAGCGGGAGTGACCAAGGAGCCTCGTGCGATTCTGGCGGGCTTGCCTGGTGTCGATTATGTGGAGATGCCGGACGCCGATCGTTGCGCGGGTGGAGCCGGAACCTATCTCGTGAAGGATTTTGAAACGTCCCAGCGCATTGTCGAACGTAAGCGGAAGGCGGTCGAACAGAGCGGCGCCGAGGTCGTGGCGACGAGTTGCCCGGCCTGTATGATTCAATTGCGCACGGGATTACAGGGAACGGCGGAAGTGAAACACATGGCTCAGCTTATTCAGGAGGCCTACGAAGCCGCAGACCAGCAGAAAGACAGAGGCCCGGCATGAAATTTCGAAAAGTCGACGCGCTATTCATCCTATTTGCCGTGGCCGTCGTCGTCGGTGTATCGCTGTTGCCGACTCCGAAAGACCGGAACCCACCGGTTCCGACGAATGCCACACATCTGGAGATCAGAGCCGAGCAGGCCTGTATCTATTGTCATGCTCCGACTGGGAGTAAGCCTCTACCGGAACGACATCCCAGACGACAGGATTGTTTCCGCTGCCATGCGCGCTGACGAAGAGCTGATGGCTGATAGCGTATGGCAGATGGCGGGAAATATGAATCGATAGCTTATGGAAAATTGTTTTCGGTACAAGCGAGCGAATCTTCTCTTGTTTGTACCATCGGCCATAAGCCATCTGCTATCTGCTCTGCATAGTAAAGGATGAAGAAACCATGGTTACAGTGCTGGTGTTTGGATTGACGCTTCGCGATGCAGTTGGAGACACGGAGTTCGAGCTGGAGATTTCTGAGCCGACTACGGTGAGGAAGTTTATTGAATCGAACCTAGATCGGATAGGCCCCTTGCTGCAGTTTTTGTTGAACCGGGAAATGATGATAGCGGTGAACAAGAAAGTCAGCGGCGAGGATACGATCGTCAAGGACGGCGATATCGTAAAGTTCTCCCACCAATCGCGGACGTCGTACGACGGGACAAGAGACATTCCAATCTAACAGGATGCTCAAAACGCTCGTTCAGCAAGGCCACAGTGAGTGAAGGGCCGAGGCGTACCCTTGGGGTATGTTGAGGGTCTGAACGATGCGAGAACGAAGCTGGCGGGATTTTTCAGCATCCTGAGGTTATGTGCTGGCCCCTTCGCTGCGACTTCTATACTCAAGAAATAGTTTGCTGTGTCGGTTGCCGGTGAGTTCGAGCGTGATCGTGCCGTCTTGGGTTTCCCATGACGCATGGTAGTGGAGATGGCCGATGAGGACCGCGACACCCCAGTAGCTGGGGACCGGTTGGTAGAGGTCGTTGTCCCACAGAGTCTGGTCGTTCGTCGGGCTTCCGTAGGCAGTAGTGAGCTGTTCTTTCAGCACCTGGTAGTACCCGATAAATTCATTCAGTCCGTTGAGGGGCCGCTGCAACAGGATGTATTGGCCGCGGACCAGTGATTCGTGACGGAACTCATAGCCTTCCAGCACACCATGATCGGAGAGATTGCGCAGATAGATCAGCTTGCCTTCCTCATCTTTCTCGACTGCTCCTGCCACCGATAGGCGAAGGGCCTCCGGCTCTTGCCCCCAATGGGCCTGTACCGTTTCTAAGAACGTCAGCACCTGCTTCGTCACTTCCGCTTGTAAGGTGGCTTCGTCTATCTCGTCGAATGGAATCGTGAACGTCGGCGGCGGGAGGACATCCCATGAATTGGCCCAGGCAGATGGAGTGAGCCCGGTCAACGTCATGCCAAGGATCAGTGCGAAAAGATAACGCATAGGTGTCACGATAGAGGCACAGAGGGATGCTGGTCTATCCTACGAAAGGCTGGGGGTATGGGAAGTGATGAGTGATCGGTGATGAGTGAGGGAGGGAGAAAGCTTGCTTGCCCGTCCGTTCACCGCACGCGGCGTTTAGCCTTAGCAGTCGGCGGAGCTGTAAGTGGATCGTCTGGCCAAGAATGTTTGGGGTATCGGCCACGGAGTTCTTTTTTGACTTCGACGTAGGCAGACTTCCAGAAGCTGGAGAGGTCCTTCGTGATTTGGACGGGTCTGCGGGCCGGTGAGAGGAGGTGCAGCATGACCGGAATCTTTCCATCGACGAGGCGCGGTGTCTCTTTGCAGCCGAACATTTCTTGTAACCGCACAGCCAGGATTGGCAGATCAAGCGTCTCATATTCCACTCGCACGTTCGATCCGCTGGGGACTATCAGATGGGTGGGAGCCCATTGGTCGAGTTGGCGTGCCTGTTCCCAGGAGAGGAAGGCATGCAATGGTTGGGTAAGATCGAGCCGCGTGACGCGGTCGAGGGTCGTGAGCCCTGATAGGTAGGGACCGAGCCAGTCGTCGACAGTCTGTGCTAAGGCCTCGTCCGACAGGTCCGGCCATCGTGATTCTTGTCCCTCGATTTTGCGGAGAAATGCCACTCGCGCCCGCCACTGACGAAGCTCTGAAGTCCAGGCCAGCCGGTCGAGTCCCGCCCGACGAATGCCCTGCAGCAATGCCGCCGATATCATCGAAGGATCCGGCTTCGAGAGCCCCTGCTCAGACAGAACGAGTGAACCCAATCGGCGCTGTCTTGTTGCACGAACCACCTGTGCTGTCTCATCCCACGAGACTTCATCCACCACTCGAATCTGGTCTGCATAGAGGGTTTCAAGATCGTGAAGGCTGACCGGTGCGGCCAGATCGATCCTGGCCCATTGCTGGCCGCCGTCCAGGTCGGCAATGACGAGATAATCTTCTGAGCCGAGCGGGTCGGGGTTTTGGAAGAGGGCGCCACGGCCATTGGCCATGAGATAGCGGGAGTTGTTTCCTTGTTGACGTTGGGCGATGCGATCGGGATAGGCCAGTGCGAGCAAGAGGCCGACTTCATCGAGGCTGTCCTGCCGATTTGAACGAGCCGCTCGCGGAAGTTGGCGTTGCCAGAGGTCGGCCGTACGGGCCACTCGCTGACAGGCCCCGCGGTCGACGGTCGCACCGGCCGCATGATCGTGCTGTCCATGCAAGACATCCAGCCGGAGCCGCAGATCTGCGTTGCGCCAGCCGGAGGGGCCCCGCAGAATATCGCGTTCGCTGAGCAGGGCGGCCAGTTCACAGGCCAGATAGCCGAGCTGCAGGGGCACAGACTTGAGTAGCATATGGGCGAGGCGTGGATGGAGCGGCAACTCAGCCATTTGTTTGCCATGGGCCGTGATCTGCCCCTCTCCATTGAGTGCGCCAAGGCTTGTGAGCAACTCTCTCGCCTGGGCGACGGCACCGGGTGGTGGGGGAGTGAGCCAGGACAACTCGGCTGGATTTGGAGTGCCCCAGAGGGCCAATTCGAGGAGGAGCGGCGCCAAGTCGGCATCGAGCATTTCCGGCGGGCGGCGAGGGGCCAACGATTGATGCTCCCCAGCGGTCCAGAGGCGAGCACAGACGCCTGGTTCGAGACGGCCGGCTCTGCCACGCCGTTGCTCGGCAGAGTCCTGGGTGACGCGAATCGTGTCCAGCCTCGTGAGTCCCGATCGCGGATCGAAGCGAGGCACGCGCAACAGTCCCGCATCGATCACGACCCGGACCCCGTCGATCGTGAGACTGGTTTCGGCAATCGAGGTGGCCAGCACGATCTTTCTCATGCTCGGTTGCGTAGGTGTGATGGCTCGGTCCTGCGCCTCTTGCGGCAGGTCTCCATGGAGCGGGGCGATCATGATGTTCGGCGCCAAGTTCAGATCGAGCAGTTTTCGTTCGACGCGGCGGATTTCCGCCATACCAGGCAGAAAGACCAAGAGACTGCCTTGATCCTGCGCCAGTGAACGCTTGATGGATTGGACGACGGCCACGTCCAGATGGCCCGAGAGCGGCTGTTCGAGATAGCGGGTCTCGACCGGAAACATTCGGCCTTCACAGGCAATGACTGGCGCCTGCCCCAAGAGCTCCGAGACCGGACCACAGTCCAAGGTGGCTGACATGACGAGCAGACGGAGATCCGGGCGGAAGAGCCGTTGCGATTCAAGACAGAGGGCCAGGCCGGTATCGGCTTGCAGGCTCCGTTCATGGAACTCATCGAACAGGACGATGGCATAGGAGCTGAGGGCAGGATCGTCTTGCAGCAGCCGAGCGAGGATCCCTTCCGTGACGACTTCGATCTTCGTCGTAGGTCCCACTTTCGTATCGAGTCGCATGCGATAACCGACCGTCCCGCCGACCGGCTCCCCCAGGGTGGTGGCCATGCGATGGGCTGCTGCACGGGCGGCAAGCCGCCGCGGTTCCAGCATGAGGAGTTTTTTCCCGTCGAGCCAGGGGGCATCGAGCAAGGCCAACGGAACCCTTGTCGTTTTGCCCGCACCAGGCGCCGCAGTCAAAAGGGCATTGCGCCCATTCGTCAGTGCAAGACGAAGGTCCGGCAACACATCTTCTATTGGGAGTCTGGACATGGTAAGTTCAATCTTCACGAGAGTGAGCAGGATACTCAAAAAGTCCGTTCAGCGAGGCCGCAGCGAGTGAAGGGCCGAGGCGTACCCGCTGGGTACGTTGAGGGTCTGAACGACGCGAGAATGAAGCTGGCGGCATTTTTCAGTGTCCTGCCAGGACTGTAGCAGAGTCGAAGTCAGAACGAAAAGGAAGCGGTAGATGGTCGAGTATCGATGGAGCAAAACGAAACCCATTACAGCCGGTTGGTATTGGTTCCGGGGCCTGGCACATGAGGCAGATCCCTTTATTGTAGAAGTGGACGAGGTCGGCCAGTTTCAATGGCCGGATGGCGGGTTTCAAGAGGCGATACTCGCCAAAGGGGAATGGGCGGGGCCCATCGAAGAGCCGAAGGAATAAGTGGCGAGAGATACACCGAATAGGTGTATAATGCGTACTTGATTGATGGTTGTTCGGTGAGAAGGTATCTGCAAGTGTCTTCCGCAGCCCTCTGAACGGGCCTGATACGATTCTCTCCCCCGAGTCTCTGAATGACATTCTCTCGCTCGTGACACGTGATCGTGATCGCGCGTTGAGCTACCATCTGACGCAGAGACCAGTATGCGCCTAGGGCCTTAGGGCTCGGCGCCTATTGTCTCATTGAGGCTATCCCCCTTGCTGTGAGAGGGCGAGGGGGATAGCACATACACACCATTCGAGATCCTATCCAGAAAGGCAGTCGATACATTTTATGAAACACGATAGCACCAACCCACCGGCGGAAACGCCGGCGAAAGGGTTTTCTCCTGGTTTCGCCGCGTTGGGCCTGGAAGCCGCGCTGCTCACCACACTCGATACGCTGGGCTATGAAGAGCCCACGCCGATCCAGAGGGAAGCGATTCCTCCGTTTTTGGCAGGCCGCGATCTCTTGGGCCAAGCAGCGACCGGAACCGGTAAGACGGCGGCCTTCACGTTGCCGATGCTCCAGCGCATCGCCCATTCAGCCAGGCGCTGTCCCTCCGCGCTCATCCTGGTCCCAACGAGAGAGTTGGCGATGCAGGTCGGCGAAGCCGTCACACGCTATGGCAAAGAACTGAAGATCACCGTGCTCCCGGTCTACGGAGGACAGGCGATCGGTCCCCAGCTCCATGCACTCAAGCGCGGTGTCGATGTCATCGTGGCGACGCCTGGGCGTGCGCTGGACCATATTCGCCGGAAAACGCTGCAGCTCAAAACGATTCAGATGGTCGTGTTGGACGAAGCCGATGAAATGCTGGACATGGGCTTTGCCGACGACCTGGACGCCATTCTGGAACAGGTGCCGAAAGAGCGGCAGACGGCTCTGTTCTCCGCGACTATGCCGCCCAGGATTGCCTCCATTGCCAAGCGCCATCTCAAGGAACCGGTCGAGATCAAGATTGCCAAAGAACCGCTGAAGGCTGGCGCAGCTCCACGCGTGCATCAAACGGCCTATATCGTCACCAGACCGCACAAGGTGGCGGCTTTGGCGCGCATCTTGGATATGGAAGCACCGAAATCTGCCCTCGTGTTCTGCCGCACACGTATCGAAGTCGATGAACTCACCGCGATGTTGACCAGCCGCGGACACAAGGCCGAAGCGATCCATGGCGGGATGAATCAGCCCCAGCGCGATCGTGTGATGGCGTCGTTCCGATCCGGTCAAACCGAACTCCTCGTGGCGACCGATGTGGCAGCCCGAGGATTGGACATTCCATCTGTGTCGCATGTGGTGAACTACGATCTGCCTATGTCTTCTGAGGTCTACGTCCATCGGATTGGACGGACGGGACGGGCTGGGCGTGAAGGGTCGGCGATTACTGTTCTCGACCCGCGTGAGCAGCGATTGCTGTGGAACATTGAGCAGCTCACGAAGGCCAAGATTGTCGTGACACAAGTGCCGACCATTGCCGACCTGCGCACGAAACGGCTTGCACGAACCAAGGCAGCACTTGAAGAAGTACTGGCGGCTGGTGAGTTGGATTTGTTTCGGGCCGTGGTGGCCTCGATGGCTGAACAGGGAGACCCAGCGGAAGTGGCGGCGGCCGCCCTCAAGCTCGTATTCCGTCTGCAGGGTGGGGAGCGGAAGGAATACGATATTCCGGCCGTGTCGAACAGACCACCGGAGCGTCCTTCGATGGGGCGGCGCCCCATGGAAGATTCTCGAGCGGATCCTCGCGGGCGGGCCGGTGCCATGATGCCGAGAGAGGGACAGGGCAGACCATTCAACCCTCCAGGCCGTGGCGGACGAACGCCTGGCATGGCGAAGGTCTATATCGGTGCAGGCCGGGAGGCAGGTATCCGGGCGGGAGATCTCGTCGGAGCGATTGCCAACGAGGCCGGACTCAATTCGAGTTCGATCGGCGCCGTCGAAATTATGGATCGATTCTCGCTGGTGGAAGTGCCGGAAGTGATGGCTCGCGAGATCATCGAGACCCTTAGCCGCACCAGGATTAAGGGACAGAAGGTCGGCGTGCGACTGTTTCTGGAGCAGCCAAGGGGTGGAAGGGCATAGCCAAGTGCCCTTCTTGCTCGCAGAACGCGCCCGCTCGGAAGGTGCTCATTCGATGCGCGCAGTAAAGGGCAACTTGCCTACACCCTCTTTGAGAGAGCGGGTGAGAAGGAGCAACCAGTGGGGGACCATCAGCCACCTCATTTGAGAGATCCATGCAAGACTGAAGGGAATATGTAGAGTATTGTTAGAGGTCTGAGGCTTTGAGTTCGGACGAAAAACAGTTTTTACGTGGAGTGGTGAGCGATCCCCGATATCCTCTTCGTATCAGGTGTTAGGATAGACGTCCTACTTATTCAGCTCTTATTTTCATAACATTCATTGGAGGAAGACGTGATGAGCGGCAACCAAGCCGATTCCGTGCTGCGACTAATGAGCCTGATGTTCAGAGCCCATCCCTGGCATGGAGTCTCCATCGGAGAGAAGGCCCCTGAAGTGGTGACGGCCTATATTGAAATCGTGCCGACCGACACGGTGAAGTACGAAGTCGATAAGGTTAGCGGGTTCCTGAAGGTCGATCGCCCGCAGCGATTCTCGAACTATTGCCCGGTCTATTACGGACTGGTTCCGCAAACCTATTGCGGAGACGGCGTTGCGGCGTTGTTTTCCGCACGGGCCAAGCGTCAAGGTATGGTGGGGGACCGCGATCCCCTCGATATCTGCGTCCTCACAGAGAAGACGATTCCACACAGTGACATTCTCCTTACGGCCTTGCCCATCGGTGGGCTCAGCATGGCTGACGATGGTGAAGCGGACGACAAGATCATCGCCGTCATGAAGGACGATGCAACCTATGGCGGGTATACGGATATCAGCCAGGTTCCCATGGCGCTGATCGATCGTCTGCAGC
This window contains:
- a CDS encoding tetratricopeptide repeat protein — its product is MAIDRSKVLHSAQLFASRGQFDAAINEWKKLSAESPGDGSIFNSIGELHLKRNATHDAVAAFLQAANAFRAEGATLKAIATFKKILKVDPSRYDVYRHLGDLNAERGLLSSAVQDYLTLGKHYLKEGKGKDALDIYRRIVTQDPSNLDAQQRVAELCLQENMQDEATKVYLQLGRERSAQQRYAEAKDAYQAVLRIDPANSEAAQFIDHFEKTGGTSGQPAKAGTAQAGDQSKSSEPLDLLSEATRRIEEKQFAGAEAILNQLLTKEPGNPDVCQLFAKLHLQRGDLQVALGEYRYLAGAALRAQDYAQAETLITDFLAVEPQSVAMLELYGELYGEKGDAANAVVQYGKAIELLLEHPEPGMPTLHEELFEKVTALAPDSPTAKKLAALMPGAPMEAPPVPVQPEPVVSPAVAVPPIPVQETNTFSIADAAPDDAWSMTSKIAPLQDRHFSLAGSEPDPVSDPEPVQSVEPEPVTQVNAFSLLQDEPKEVASIEPVLSTNEQFQAYVAAGQHAEAEEWLSRLVTAEPHHSEARELFGYLLEIKGDTAGAALQYSRALELLLADPEKKQEPQPAILYAKVKELAPASPLVAKWAATFSPKKPEVTVPAVEAQVSAEPPDALDPETHYTLGVAYKNMGLWEEAKEEFGCSMKGSDFFLDSCLMIAVCLKEQGEGQLASQQLEQLLQDPKCQGAKAQAISYELGLLYEAQERWSHAAIIYQSIPTFHDVPQRLDSVRARLGPAQAPAPALRYAN
- a CDS encoding D-glycerate dehydrogenase, with protein sequence MVDIRPTLYVSRLLPDPVMAIVRERFHLLQEPLDALPAPSALRDGLCQADAAIVTLGDRIDAETIQAATRLKILANYAVGYNNIDLAAAQQRGLIVTNTPDVLTDATADLTWALILATARRIVEGDVLVRSGQWTGWSPTQLLGAEVSGKTLGIIGMGRIGQAVAQRAVGFRMAVRYHARQPMTASSLSHEWEHRSLRNLLEEADIVTIHVPLTTATRHLIGARELAWMKPTAFLLNTARGPIVDEGALVEALKRGTIAGAGLDVYEQEPAIHPALSQLKQVVLLPHLGSATLHARVQMGLVCLKNIDAVLKGLPAPNRVQS
- a CDS encoding FAD-binding and (Fe-S)-binding domain-containing protein, which produces MSAPTLILPERSHAIASDLRAAIGIDKVKDDYSTLTAYAVDASIYRMTPKAVVLVESEEDIAATVAYAVSRGIPLTPRAAGTNLTGSAIGAGIILDVSRLNRVLELNREERWARVQPGIVLAELNKKLARDGLLFGPDPSSGDMCKLGGMLANNSSGPHTLRYGAVKDNVEALRVCLQSGEWLDAKSYGLDDPRCSQLLETHRPLHDLKLLLQDNAALIAQKRPTVSKNSCGYNLFGLADGLAQGRFDLPKLFVGSEGTLGLFSEATIKLVEKPRSTLTALIHFHRLEDVGDAVPKLLELHPSALEVMDANTLNLIGRAKHGIPADAAATLLVELDADEAGIDLREQAERMTGICRSYRLASDPVIAFNPEQRDQLWKARKALYPTLYRFDPKKKPINFVDDVVVPAERISELIRYLEEFFVGQHVPVAIFGHIGNGNAHIIPLLDVNDQGDFDKMVQGYHEIHQTVLSRFGGSICGEHGDGRVRAEYVKTMFGPELYDLFVKVKQSFDPAGMLNPGIKISDRPFTDHIDYVRLSKSCATCAKCNAVCPVYDVFQSEDMSSRGWFEIVTDKNYSYLNSKRVVEACLNCKSCRTACPAGVDVSQLILDRRAENPNKMAGLIFRFHARTAIFERFLKFLAVCQPIWDRPLMRWLLDLVTKPFMHFLAETARLSPKLVIPRLAKRQLRDRYPELIPRAGQPARSPVAYFHGCAANYFDDGVGDAVIAVLRKHGVEPDLPPQRCSGTPIETYGHRALAKEGARVNLASMAGYETVVTGCASCTLMLKDYPTLFAGEPEEASAQALAKRITHISQFVSQSPVKPAMASQQPKTCKVAYHSSCHLRAAGVTKEPRAILAGLPGVDYVEMPDADRCAGGAGTYLVKDFETSQRIVERKRKAVEQSGAEVVATSCPACMIQLRTGLQGTAEVKHMAQLIQEAYEAADQQKDRGPA
- a CDS encoding MoaD/ThiS family protein; translation: MVTVLVFGLTLRDAVGDTEFELEISEPTTVRKFIESNLDRIGPLLQFLLNREMMIAVNKKVSGEDTIVKDGDIVKFSHQSRTSYDGTRDIPI